Below is a genomic region from Papilio machaon chromosome 19, ilPapMach1.1, whole genome shotgun sequence.
TaatcaaacaattaaataaaaaatcaaattaatattaagaaacatACCTTAGGACTGTTGCAGTTGCTGATTGCAATGAACCACCAGCGTTCCCTCGCAGAACGGAACCTTCTAGAATTATGGCAGGAGACGACTAGACGCTCTCTGCCCGCGGCCCCCGTTCCTACACCTGCCCCCGCCCCCTCACCCAGTGAACTCAATCGCCGTCGTTTATACCGCTCATACAGTTCCACTGTTGAACGCTTTATTTTATGCTGCAATAACATATAAAGATTATAATTTCTAGAGGTAATATAATGACCGGCTGAGCTCAAAATCTGCGCTATACAATTGGCGCCAGTGAGCCAAAACTATTATACTACTATATCATGCTATGCCTGTGTTACTGTACtaacataatgtaaaccaggcattaAGCCAAAAAGTCCAAAATAATCCAAATTGGAGAAATTTACTGGACCAGACACAAGCCCATTCGCGGCTGTAGCGCttctgatgatgataaattatCATAccttatttgtaatttaatcttCACAAATTCTAATAGAAAACTGCCAAAAcacacaaacaaaaacattgtcgTCCCTCtcaatttctttgaaaaaaagtgAGATAACAATACGTTTTTTGTTCCGGTGTTTGCAATAGTAGCCTACGGGAACACTTACCCCGCTACTATTGCTGTTATCAAACAAGATCTCGACATCTTCCAAACTTTCGGAAGGACTATCGTTTTCATTTGGACTAATTGTCTCCCATTCGTCTTCGGGCCATACTGTTGATAGATTGATAGCGCCAGTTGGTACCAATTCGAACCAAGTTGATGAGTTCACATCAGCTGTGCTGGTTTTAGAGTTAGGTGTAGTCGCTTTAAGGAATTGGTCGTAGTAAGAAGTGTTGAGAGGCGGCTCAAGTTTATGACTTTTGGTAGTTTGAATATTCTTTTTCGTTGTAGGTTTTGTAGTTGTTGATGAGCTGTAAAATAGAGTTTCACCTTACCTATATTAagcaagaaaattaaatccacaaaatataaacaagagatcacaaaaaaaattttttttcgtcatatataaaaaattgttaacctTTTCTCCGCTGGCAATTCTTTATTGGCTCTAGAAACTATACACCCAGAATATTCGGTGTCAGGATACCAGTGagataattttatgatttgGTTCTGTCCGTTCTTGTTTAGCACGGCCTCGCGTTCCTTGCACGACTGCAAAATCAAACATGACAAACATATTTGCAAGAGGAAAAGATGATAAAGTTGTAACTAACGCCCCCTCTTGTGGCtctaattttcatttattttattattttatttatctgtcaATAGTAAATTGATTCAAAATcttaaaagttaacttttagAATTGCTGCATCCTTGTTACATAAACTCACCATGCTGCTGTGATAAACAGAAGGCCATTGACTTTCATCATCGTAGTAAAGTAGTAGATTAGGCATGCCCATGTCCCGCTCGAACTCTATTAAATACTCGAACTGACCCTCCAAGGATAGGAAACAAAAGCGAGAGAGGAATGCCCAGTTctgaaatgtatttatattttacaaaccaATAGTAGGCAACTGTCACTAATCATCAcatcatatttttctttttttgtagcacaaattatttaaactctaCGTTCATCGAtgtgacttttttattttaaaacaagaagttttagtttttatcaaaatttaaatttaaaacctgGACAATTACAGAGCTATAATTACTTAGGGGGcgtccataaattacgtgaggtgttttttttaattttctgccCCTCCCTCCCCCCCTGGTGAGATGTCGTGAGATTTTATTCAACCCCCTCCCCCATCTCCCAATCTCACGTgagatttttcaaaatgtgagTTTCTTACGTAAACGCGTTGGATTGtcattgtaaaaagaaaaaaacaaatttgcttCGTGCTTTTATTTACGACTAGTTATGACTAGTAATCAATGTTGCTGagagtttaattataagtgtaataaaaatttaataatagaataCTTAAATCGTAACtacttagattaaaaaagagtATCTACTCTAATTCAGTCCATGGAGAATCATGCACGGTCTCAAGAGAGACTATTGGAACCAACATGTCcatatgattattttatttaatagtaataaaattttattactatttaataaaacgttCATTTGGCTAATCAAGTGGAAGGGGAATTAAACaagtaggttaggttaggatGTCTCGTTGAAACAtctttatactatttatttattaaaagattttactgtgaaaatatatttgaatatatgtattataaataattgatgaatattaatttttttctttgaaattatttgttttaatgacttaatattcgtattaaaaacacatattagtatttaagaaaattttattaaatactaataaaattttattaaatactaataaaatttattagtatttaattttatactaatactaattttattagtatttaattttattaaatactaataaaattttattcacatggaatataattttattactattaactaagttttcttttcaagtccaaataaactttttattactgctaaataaaattttctctcagtgtataaaacaaatatggtGGTTTGACAGTAAGTAAATGTATAACGTCGAAGtatgaatgaaattattttctattgaatGAATTAGTGAATGATCTTTATCGTATTACGATTACGCTTAAGATTAAATCTTATGCATGTACAATCTGGATTAAATGGaccaaaatagtataatttttttttgtttcaatcagaaaaaaaattgcgtgaTATTTGCCGAGACCCCCCTCCCTCCAACGTAAGATTAGATGAGATTTGACTCGACCCCCTCCCCCCCTTAaacacctcacgtaatttatggacgCCCCCTTACCTCTTTGGTATCAACATGTCCTTCGACCCATTTCCCGCGCGCGCCGCTTAGTAACGCTCCCGCCAATACATACAGGATCAAACATCTTCCAGACGACGCGATcatattgatttttacaaTCTATATGAATGTCTCTGTACTTAGTATCTACTTCCAGACTTTATTACACCAAACACCTAAAAGCCTcctttatacatttttgtatttgtaccTTTGGATATTAGTCAAATTAGaacttacaaatataaaataaatatattctcaACTTACCAAAActcatatataatttacatttaataaagtcCAATCTACAAatgattattacaaataaaaaaaaaatgcagtactacaaaataaaagatctttataaaattatatttaaaggcGTGTCATAAATCCATTTCTTTCATATAGCATTGAGAATCAATATAAATTGACCTAAACACTATTATAACTATGAAATTCTTTGGTGAAAATGAactgttttcaaataaaacttgttgTGGACTATCTGTTACCATGGTAACGAGTTTTATAGGACGCACTCATAGACTGAAAACCATAAACACATGAAactcatacatacatttaaagtCACTTAATACAATGacaatgtatgtaaataattccAATGTAAGCCACACAATTTCAAACTTCCTAGGCATTAAAAAATTCTCAAAACAAAGTctctcttttaattattttattaataaaatgtttatgtaactggtttttacattacaaatattttggcgGTTGAAAGGTTAATTAATTGCGAATATCTCCGTtcgctattttttattccatttccATATAAGTgtgtattgtaatttaatgttgTGTAACATGTTCCATAAATGAGTTTCCATTACCGAAACACACGTAGAAAATGTATTGTTATCGTAGTTTACTTGTTTTTACGAGTATTTCAGCGCAGTGGAATTCCACAGTATAACACGCTActacgtaataataaaatgggaTACttcattattgtttaaatgaaaaacgtATATGTTCTATAATtcgtatattttcttaaaatttaaacagtttaaaaataacatctcCTTATGAGATCCCGCACCGATACATTCTTGCATAGCCAAAACGAGTAAGAGGAAATTTTGAgcgtatatatattttatagcaaaattaaaaaaaaatagctatgtaatatattatatacatagtaTATGCCACTTGTATATAACGCCCGCTATACCCCAGCGatgagataaaataaaaaatcatcataaaatagcacaaattacacttaatgtagataacctaaaatatacttttggTCCGCACAGCTTATAGAAAATTAtgcacaaaaataataactgtcTTAAGCGAGAAAGTttgctaattatttgattatcattaaaataactaaaaccagaaaagatacattttaaaaaaattgatgatatttattttgataaaaatttactttcaatacaagttgaaaacataaatctatgtttaatttttaattttttttttaaatataaaaaaccatACATGACATACTTTCGATAGTGTTACATTGGGATTTGGGATTCAAATGTATTTGACAAAATCTCTTCAAATATATGAGtcgtttattttgaaagtgaccTAACtccgtttttcaattttttgccGTTAACCATGGTTACATGTACAActtcatgttatttatcagTGAAGCACTTCAGATTGCTTATATTCAGAGAAAAtacgatacattttttacacataagttttccgaattaattgaataacagAGCCGTGTAGTTTGAAAGTGGCCCAACtccatttaattaatagttacatcaagttattgtttcatgcatcttaaaacatattaaaaaattaagaagtgaAAAACACATCATAGCTTACAGTGACATATGCACCGggcaaaatagaaacattaaagtagCTTTAATGTGGTTGAAAATTGTCCATGCTTTGGATAataattagtgatgcaacggaagtgtcttaccggaaccagaaacggaaacagatgttaaaaataaattttagcagaaacggaaacggaaacggatgcggaaacagaagtgtaaataatagcaaaaaaaacatatttacaaaattttttttggtaaaaacagtttgtattcgtttttaatttattaaggcattggatatcggtgtcctttagccttcaatgtatgtatttttactgtgctgcaataagttaaaatactttttttttttatttactttcagggaacaaaattacactatttacaaattaatgttcgccaaaccactcgtgttgacaaacgacaaatatatttctttattaatacattcactgctgaccattcggatccgagtgggcagagctattagtagcggcgcctccccctcggatccgagcgagAGGCCCGTTCACTAtgtagtagccagtaagccgccggcgtttgaaacgagtccatgttgctttgtgtggccactctggcaatatagtcaactaacgaaaaagagtattagtttcattcttacagtgttgtagtgattagaaccacgttcgtacggaggcaaacatacaaatatcttgtataaTATGAAGCTAAATctgaactttatgttatgtatgtatattttttaaatatatgtatgtcctgtatgtgtgtgtacgtgtgtgtgtatgcgtttatgtttatgtgtgtgtgtatacgtgtgtttatgtgtgggtgtgtatgaaatgttacaagatcttgaaccgagaagataaaagctggttttcattagtatccttacatgttttactcaatattctggaatttgatgaaaaacttgactttgtcaaaatcttgtaacatattagtacacagaAATGCAATCGTGGAACACATATCTACATATaagtgaactaaaccattgccatccctagttgagcgctagggatggcaataaacattattaatttaacactcccagatatactaaataaaaattcaccataaaaagttttggctcccagcagttaccttattttttattttgtaaacagtgaatgtgttaagtatcaaaaacaccaaatctagattagaaaaagatataattattaggcacttgacttgcaatctgcagggcctgggttcgaatcccgctatgtaccaatgtgtttttctatttagatatgtacatttatccgacgttcctacggtaaaggaaaacatagtgatgctacctgcacatatctgagaaaaaatgtaatgatatgtgtgaagtcaaccctctctgggccagcgtggttgactatggcctagtcacccctaatttggggtaggctccgagcccctcagtggggatgtatagtgagctgatgataataatgatgatgatatataacatggttatcacttattcaaaagtacatttaataactcgtaagtatgaaatagtcacattttgccagttgtcaaattttatatggacaacaactagacagtttactccagcaagagaaactgattgtttcaaacagcagcagaaaatattacgcgcttaaattcacgaaaaagtacgtaaaaaaacaaatgcgacaagtgccgaaaggccgcgcacggactgcgcgtctcgcgccgcgcatttggatttctcagccgtcgtaaagttccgttttatctccgttataaaagttgcggaaacagaagcagaaacggatgttgaaaagcacgcggaacttccgcacttgcggaaacggaaacagacatccgttgcatcactaataataatgtagaaattatagatcataattttttaatatcaggaCATTCGTTTTTACCAAATGATAGAGATTTTGCCGTGGTAGAAAtggcattaaataaaaaataatttactgtacGTTCCCCAAGATTAttacaagattattaaaaagtgtcggaagggtaataattttattgtaaatgaaaTGAGACAGGAAGATTTTGtatcgacaaaattattagaagacgcaatttttaaaagagtaaaaaattctGATGGAGAATCAGTAAAGTGGTTAAGAATATGTTGGATgcgttttgtcaaaaattaaccttataaatttttttataagacatccatgaatgaaaatgaaacttttaaaGTTCTGAATTTATTACCACGTCGGGGTAGACCAAAAAAGTTcgaaaatattgtattggcaccattgtataaaaatattaggcaAGTTACAACAGAAAAATTTAAGGACATGATTGACCTATTACGATACATACCACCAGAACATCATGATTTTTTCAAATCCCTTTCACACGCACAAAATGTAGATGAatagtaaattgttttgtaataaatttatgtttgtaattttctatgttctgtaattaaaaaatgttttgaattgcataaattatgtttccgaAGTGTTTTCAACATATGCAAAACAAATTccgtattcttttttttttcaatttgaaacatcttaaattatgttgaatggACTTGGGCaccttcaaattttataatgaatctggctgttaattttgaaagtggcccaactccattcttgataagaaaacgcaagttatttacttaataattgccactattttaacaggaactttaaatttaacatcctTAGATACGCTTAAGCAGTACGACTCCTTAGTATcttatacgtatatttttaaattcattgaaacgcaaaactttcaataactcgatttgaagataaatggagttaggccactttcaaaataagcgGCTCATATAATAGagctaaataattttatcttacaatAATAACTCTTTATAATCTTTATACAAATATCCACCAAAAGAAATACAACATACTATAGTCGTgttgactttatttttttcaaatcctTACAGTGAATTTCGATTAACGTGACACATATATTATTCTCTCTGTTTTTTCATAATGAATAATAAGAATGGCAATATGTTGTCACGTCAGTCTAAACCCACAGTAACATGTCAATTGCAACATATCTTTCACATTGCACTTTCCTTAAAAGTATTTTGGCTGTTGTTGGCCACATGTATTGTCTATTcatgagtttccactgcgCAAACACAACACAATATTGTTATCCTTCTCATGCACTTTTAAAAAAGCGAGACAACATATTTACGTGCATGTGTTATAACAGTGGAAATACAGTTAACTCCATCATAAATTTCATTCACACcaaataacttataaatagtacaaataatacatatatatgagAATCgtgttacaaaaatgtttcttttttatttttttgcatcTCTTTAATTTCGCCATAACGCATTGTAATatgcttatttaaaaaaaaaatcaaattcttatgacaaaataaattgaataggTTATCAATAAATCAGCCTGATGcaactatttcaaatttcgTAATTAAAGATTCAGAGAACAAAGATCTAAGGTAAAaagttcaaatattattattatttatacattaagatttttttcttgtattaaATGACATTAACAAAAATCGGTAGtctatttttcctttttctaCTTGccaaaatttatcaaaacaaaattgttgcAAACGAATTTGCAAGAGATGGTGCAAACTTTTACTGTACCTTAAACATGCGTTGTGAAGTCGTGTGGGCGTTGCCGGTGGGCGTGGTCAGTTACTGACACTCCCTCAACATCTGCAGGGACTTCCTGAACAATTCCTGTTGAGCTGCCGCATGTTTTATCTCCAACTCCGCGAGATCAATTAAACTGGAAACcgtatatatttatgaaataaccTATAGATAtagtaattacttaaaaaaaaaccattaagCTAAACACTGCGTCGAAGAATTCATATGTGGCACCTTGgtcttcaaaataaaactgtcaaatcCTAGGATGTAACTTTTTGGTCTACTGTCTGCACGAGGAAAATAATAGAGTAATTACCTTTTTCTAAATGCAGCTACGCGTCTTGTGCGAAAATCTAGCAACTCTTCACGAGCGCGCGCCGACAGCTGCTCGAAGCGCGCGCAAGCGTCCGCCTGAACTTGCTCCGCctagttaatataataattgaacattttaattaaaaatctaatatcaTTCCTACAGGCTATTATCTTTTGGTAATCAGGTCATTGGCGCAATGCCCTTCCTCTACATCTCGCATCGCCAAAATACACCTAACATTGGGTTTTACACAGTGATTTGTGCAAAGTTAAGAGCCGCCAAGTTATCTGAGAACTAAAATACAAagctgattttattttatactaaataaaaagctttattctttatttttcttgtcttattttttattttacatcggAAATAAATACGTGAAACATTGAGTTTAGTTCAATCTCACGTTCACGAGAATATAATCTAGACTGGTAAGAGTTGAACCAATACATTTAAGATCAATAAAGATTTCCAAACAAGTTTCATGGCTAAACACAGAGTAgacattaaacattaaattgcacaagcttaatattttaaaaagcacTTTATCTAttgatttttcatattaattatcttataaacAAGAGCCACTACACACGAATAGCTTAAACATCATAAATCATAACGGCTAGCTGTAGTTGACTATAAACAGAGGTACGTGTATGGCGAACATTAATTGCAGATAACTCAACACCGTCTACTTGAAGTTTCGTCTATAGCGgccttattttaatactagctgtagcccgcgactccgtccgcgtgtaataaaaaaacacataataagtagcctatgtgttcttccagattatgatctacatttggatatcaaacaaacatccatccatccatccaaacactcgcatttataatattagtaagattcatgTACAATAAGTGAAATAAGCGGTTAATGTGAAAAAAGCGTGTATTACCTCTTGCACCTCCATCGGCTGAGTGAGCGGGAAAGTAATTACCATGTGAATAGTAATACAAAACACGATTTGTATGTGAATTAAAATggtaaaaacatgtaaaaaaagtaaccATCACAAaggatatttattaattaataaaatatagtgacaagatttttttttagtttttagttaGATATGTCATGTGCTgtgaaaaattatgaaatgtgacgtcaaattatgaaaaaagtgATTAATtgcttataattaaattgtgtaGTATTAGTGttgtttatatcaaataatgttttaacttAAGATGGTAATGTTTAAGATAACTCACAGCATGCACATCCTTATTCTTAGCCCGAGCTCGTTCCAAGTTTCTATTTGCTGCCTCATAAGCTGCCAGACatctaaaacaatatataattagagtttcaatattataagtataataatttatttaaaatacaatttatatccACGTATCACCGAATATCACTATAAAACCTATAGTAGCCATTGAGTAGGCACGTCAGTAACTTGAGTTTTCTTCTGCTTGACGTGCCAACTTATATGCTGGTACTGTACCTAAGTCTCCGTACAAGCACAGCTTTGGCGGCATGAGCGTCGCGCATGTAGTACCGCAGTGTGTCCGCTAACTTCAGATCCTGGTCTGACGCCATGCGACCTTCGATCTTCTGTGAATCaccaatgaaaaataaaaaaaaataaacatatatttctaTGGAATTATcataaatagataattaaCTAAATGGCACTCTTAAACTTATGTAAACACCTCTCGTCCTTTTTGATGTAAACCttgcatataaaaaaatagctttcTATAGATATCATGTATAAAGTGAGCTTACTTTccattttactaatactttAATGCGAAAATGGTTGGAAggatagatgtatggatgtaacGACGTAGGTCCAGAAAGAACGAAAAACAGATCTGGACAAAATTTGGGATAAGACATAACCTGTAATGTTGCATAGGGCTAAATTGGACCAATGAGAAAAAAATCCAAATGGAAACATCAGAGTGTCTTCTTACCCGACACTTCTCGAACGTCTCAGCAGCTCGCGTGAGGAAGCGCTCTGTGGCGGGCTGCTCGCGTGTGCCAAGCTGTGTCAAACACGACGACAGCTTTATATGTGCGTCTGCCACCTCTGTACACACACAATGTTGTAATGAGTTTACACTGCGCAAACATGTTGTTATATTTACGAAGAGAATCAGAGAGATGATAATATGTTATTGTACATATTTCTACTATGTTCTTaactatatgtattttaattaaaatttcaaatgaaaatgacTAAGAATTCTCACCCTTATGCTTAGTAGTCATACGGTCGACTTTAGCAACTGCTTCTTTGAGATGAGAATAATATTCTTGTAGAAAAGCAGTTTCCTGCTCAAAGAAATCATTGACGTCCCGCACGGTCGCGCCCAAGTAGATCTCATCTGTCGTAGTTGTCATAGACCTCAtctgtaaacatttaaaaaattaatacaggGGACATTTATTTGAGAGATCTTCAGTTGAGAGTCTTTATACCGATGTTCAATTAAACTCAAcagaatttaaattcttaaaaaataaataccattttaaaaattcttatttcCGATGGACAAGTTATTaaggaataaaaacaaaaggatTCACTTGttggataaaaaatatatgaatttaacaattaaagaattaacACACTTTTAACACTAATTATCTATTTAAGATTGAATGTgcatggctataaaggtagaggaagaccaaagaaagtatggacgCTAATTAGGCCATTAGACTCACATAACTATGaatctattgaaaaaaaagacCTACCAGTCCACCAATAAGATCCATTTTCCCTCGAGGCTTAGCGCACAGATCCTGTTCGTATTCTAAGAACACACGTAAATGAGCGTCATTTCTAAACACGGGGTGCGCTGCGAGACGCTGTAGGAACACTTCATGCATCGCTACTGTCTTTTTGAATGTTGCCAGATATTCactaaaacataaacaattttattattttacgaatGTTCTAGAAGTAACAGCTTCCCATAGCAATGTGCCTTTTATTGACAGAGTACAAGATGCATAAAAAGATGTTTTTCCCCCTTGGTATGCATTCTCttccaaatccactttccctgcTCATATTGCTTGATATATCAATtacgttattaattttgcatCGGACAGTAGAACTTACTCTTCCAACTCTTCCTTCATCTTGAGAAATTCTTCACGTGTTAATGCACCCTCGCCTTCTCCAAGGCGTTGCAGCTTTTCACGGGATGCATCAAAATCCGGTCTCGGCGGTGCTGGAGGTATctgaataatttttcattaaattatggtacaaaaaacataataaaaaatggtgtaaagaatttttaaaatttttgccatcgtcatttttttaagcctatatttttatttaccacaGGGAGAAGGTACTCACAATATAACCTGCATACTCTTCGTTCTCTTCATATCTATCATGAAGCCATACAAATTCTTCATGCTGACGAACTACTGAAAACTGTGACTTCTGAAATTCCGGTAGAGTTGTTTTTGTGTGAACAGAAAACTTCACCTTCTCTTTTTCACTAAGTGCATCTGAAATATCTAcctgcaaaataaaatttatagcacaaattaaatgcttattacatttttaatatttaaaaacagttaAATGGCTCTACAATTAGTATGTCTATTGCTAATTTTGGTaactttgaaaaattaaaatagtaaactgACATGCttgatatttgttacaatgaaCTATGTAAATACCTATTTTGacttatttaactaaataacttattttgttacaactcTTGATTTGATATTTAGTTGCATACATTCTCATCCAAATTTGGTACATTTAAActtgaaaataatacaattcattgtttaaaaaattaaataaaattagcaaaTCAACTTACTAATAAGCTATTGTCAGCTAAAGAGACATTTTCATTGGGCTTCTTTTTTTCAAGCTTAGTGTCGACAGAGGCAGGGGATGTAACTGCGGGGGCTGAGAGGGGATCATGGTTTGTTTCTTCCACACAGTCCTGaaaatatgcatttaaaattgGCAATATATCtatgaaattttcaaaacaatttatataactgTTAATAGTAAAATTGGTTGTTAATTTGTATGTATCGAGAcctatttcataaaaaattaaagttaataatttttattcaaatattacgtACACTGGTTAGTTGACAAAGTTATTCTTAAGATCTATAAGAGATTATGCAACAAGTCACTAATGACTGTATCAAAATGTGTCATTATGACCATTCTTAATTCTTTCATTGTGTCTAATAACATAGATAAGCAGAGATTGTAcatctttattgttttacaagtaaaaattttacacagaACTGTGTTGGAAAGTAAGTGAGTAATTAAATGTGTGGATTAGAAATAAGCACAGGATATTATTACtagataattatattgttaacaTACAACTTCACTTGCCGAAATCCACGTCACGAAATAAGTCTTATTAGAATGCAATAAGTACTAACATAATGGGAAAAATACCCACTGGATGTCATTGCAATAGAATGATAACAttgcaataaatattgatCATATGTAATAAGTGCtagcaataattattatcgtaaaaataaaatttactcgaTGTTGGTTACGCCCCCTAATCTAATTAAGAGAACAatg
It encodes:
- the LOC106721275 gene encoding sorting nexin-32 isoform X1 — its product is MMDCVEETNHDPLSAPAVTSPASVDTKLEKKKPNENVSLADNSLLVDISDALSEKEKVKFSVHTKTTLPEFQKSQFSVVRQHEEFVWLHDRYEENEEYAGYIIPPAPPRPDFDASREKLQRLGEGEGALTREEFLKMKEELEDEYLATFKKTVAMHEVFLQRLAAHPVFRNDAHLRVFLEYEQDLCAKPRGKMDLIGGLMRSMTTTTDEIYLGATVRDVNDFFEQETAFLQEYYSHLKEAVAKVDRMTTKHKEVADAHIKLSSCLTQLGTREQPATERFLTRAAETFEKCRKIEGRMASDQDLKLADTLRYYMRDAHAAKAVLVRRLRCLAAYEAANRNLERARAKNKDVHAPMEVQEAEQVQADACARFEQLSARAREELLDFRTRRVAAFRKSLIDLAELEIKHAAAQQELFRKSLQMLRECQ
- the LOC106721275 gene encoding sorting nexin-32 isoform X2: MMDCVEETNHDPLSAPAVTSPASVDTKLEKKKPNENVSLADNSLLVDISDALSEKEKVKFSVHTKTTLPEFQKSQFSVVRQHEEFVWLHDRYEENEEYAGYIIPPAPPRPDFDASREKLQRLGEGEGALTREEFLKMKEELEDEYLATFKKTVAMHEVFLQRLAAHPVFRNDAHLRVFLEYEQDLCAKPRGKMDLIGGLMRSMTTTTDEIYLGATVRDVNDFFEQETAFLQEYYSHLKEAVAKVDRMTTKHKEVADAHIKLSSCLTQLGTREQPATERFLTRAAETFEKCRKIEGRMASDQDLKLADTLRYYMRDAHAAKAVLVRRLRCLAAYEAANRNLERARAKNKDVHAAEQVQADACARFEQLSARAREELLDFRTRRVAAFRKSLIDLAELEIKHAAAQQELFRKSLQMLRECQ